A stretch of the Nicotiana tabacum cultivar K326 chromosome 6, ASM71507v2, whole genome shotgun sequence genome encodes the following:
- the LOC107771627 gene encoding putative polygalacturonase At3g15720, whose protein sequence is MVLVLAGTTMVYLGIFLVLLCMFSPVWSADDIKTFNVVNFGAVGDGRNDDLPAFLKAWEAVCQSESSRVILVIPERKKFLLTPSTFEGPCKPSFIHIQVSGNIIAPNSKSGWDGRATNAWLIFENIDHLTVNGNGVFDGQGHVWWSNPCLDNNNPSQETQCKGPTVSIDFLRRCDRLRVWGVTLIRSARSHIILTACNEVSIANIRIMSPGDSPNTDGIDVSGSTNVRIHNSLIATGDDCIAIGGGSSNVNISGITCGPGHGISIGSLGEGGFEIVEDVRVRNCTIKDTLTGVRIKTWQGGEGYARRITFEGIKLVEVNNPIIIDQFYCPSRVNCKNDTAAVALSDITFRGISGTSLMDEVINLSCSETVGCKNILLDRVYISSVKGNPVHAKCVNAHGRHTHTRPVVNCLLP, encoded by the exons ATGGTTCTTGTACTAGCTGGTACTACAATG GTTTACTTGGGAATTTTCTTGGTTTTGTTGTGCATGTTTTCTCCTGTATGGAGTGCTGATGACATTAAAACTTTCAACGTCGTGAATTTTGGGGCAGTCGGAGACGGAAGAAATGATGATCTCCCA GCTTTCCTCAAGGCATGGGAAGCTGTCTGTCAATCGGAATCCAGTCGTGTAATTCTTGTTATACCAGAAAGAAAGAAATTCTTACTGACGCCTTCAACATTTGAGGGTCCTTGCAAACCTTCTTTTATCCATATTCAG GTATCAGGAAATATAATTGCACCTAACTCAAAATCGGGATGGGATGGACGTGCAACCAATGCATGGCTCATTTTTGAGAATATCGACCATCTTACTGTTAATGGCAATGGAGTTTTTGACGGCCAAGGCCATGTATGGTGGTCTAATCCTTGCTTGGATAATAACAACCCATCCCAA GAAACACAATGCAAAGGACCAACTGTGA GCATTGATTTTCTCAGACGATGCGACCGGCTGCGAGTTTGGGGTGTAACGCTAATTAGAAGTGCTAGAAGTCATATCATATTGACTGCTTGCAATGAAGTTAGTATCGCCAATATTCGTATTATGTCCCCCGGTGACAGTCCTAACACCGATGGGATTGACGTTTCCGGTAGCACAAACGTACGAATACACAACTCCCTCATTGCAACAG GCGACGACTGTATTGCAATAGGAGGAGGATCGTCCAATGTCAATATTAGCGGCATAACATGCGGACCAGGCCATGGTATTAG TATTGGATCCTTGGGAGAAGGAGGATTTGAAATTGTGGAAGATGTGCGCGTACGAAATTGCACGATTAAAGACACCTTAACAGGAGTAAGAATTAAGACCTGGCAG ggAGGCGAAGGGTATGCAAGGAGGATAACATTTGAAGGAATAAAATTGGTTGAAGTCAACAATCCCATCATCATCGACCAGTTTTACTGTCCCAGCCGAGTCAATTGCAAAAATGAT ACAGCTGCAGTTGCATTGAGCGACATAACATTCAGAGGAATATCAGGGACATCCCTGATGGACGAGGTGATAAATCTGAGCTGCAGCGAAACTGTTGGCTGCAAAAACATACTTCTCGATCGTGTGTATATATCATC